In one window of Deinococcus sp. HSC-46F16 DNA:
- a CDS encoding FAD-dependent oxidoreductase produces the protein MSPGPQDVCIVGGGPAGMILALLLARQGIPVTVLEAAGDFQRRFRGDTLHPAIMELLAGLGLAAPVLGLPHTRAHRARLVRAGGTQVIADFSRLRTPYPYLTVMAQSRFLTFLAAELGRFPHARVVMGARVEGLLEEGGEVRGVRYRRAGALHDLPAALTVGADGRFSKVRDLAGLELRRLSPGQDVLWFSLPRHADDPGGSIDLHLRGPHCIVTTDHGERWQVGYSIRKGSYAAARAAGVEPIREAVAATVPWLAGRVPLLTDWRELHLLAVEVARVRRWWRPGLLLIGDAAHPISPIGGLGINMAVQDAVAAMNVLCGPLRSGRLRPRHLARVQRKRAWQIAVLQAQQVIEEREVEGLDGAQPLHVPSLLLRLLQGVPGLQGVPGYVTAYGLRPERLRARWRATRL, from the coding sequence ATGTCGCCGGGGCCGCAGGACGTGTGCATCGTGGGGGGAGGCCCGGCGGGGATGATCTTGGCGTTGCTGCTGGCCCGGCAGGGCATCCCGGTGACGGTGCTGGAGGCAGCGGGCGACTTTCAGCGCCGCTTCCGGGGCGACACCCTGCATCCCGCGATCATGGAACTCCTCGCCGGGCTGGGACTGGCCGCGCCCGTTCTGGGCCTGCCGCACACGCGGGCGCACCGGGCACGCCTCGTGCGGGCGGGAGGCACCCAGGTCATCGCGGACTTCTCGCGGTTGCGGACCCCCTACCCCTACCTCACGGTGATGGCGCAGTCGCGCTTTCTAACCTTCCTCGCCGCCGAGCTGGGGCGCTTCCCCCATGCGCGGGTGGTCATGGGCGCTCGGGTGGAGGGGCTGCTGGAGGAGGGCGGTGAGGTCCGGGGCGTGCGTTACCGCCGGGCCGGGGCGCTGCATGACCTTCCCGCCGCGCTGACCGTGGGGGCGGACGGGCGATTTTCCAAGGTGCGCGACCTCGCGGGGCTGGAATTGCGGCGGCTCTCGCCGGGGCAGGACGTGCTGTGGTTCTCGCTGCCCCGGCACGCGGACGACCCTGGTGGCAGCATTGACCTGCACCTACGCGGTCCGCACTGTATCGTGACCACCGACCACGGCGAGCGCTGGCAGGTGGGCTACTCCATCCGCAAGGGGAGTTACGCGGCGGCGCGGGCGGCAGGCGTGGAGCCTATTCGCGAGGCAGTGGCGGCCACCGTGCCCTGGCTGGCCGGACGGGTGCCCCTCCTGACCGATTGGCGCGAGCTGCACCTCCTCGCCGTGGAGGTCGCCCGCGTGCGGCGCTGGTGGCGCCCCGGCCTGCTCCTGATCGGGGACGCGGCCCACCCTATCTCGCCCATCGGCGGGCTGGGCATCAATATGGCCGTGCAGGACGCGGTGGCCGCCATGAATGTTCTGTGCGGTCCCCTGCGCTCGGGGCGGCTGCGGCCCCGGCATCTTGCCCGCGTACAGCGCAAACGGGCCTGGCAGATCGCCGTGCTGCAAGCCCAGCAGGTCATCGAGGAACGGGAGGTCGAGGGCCTGGACGGTGCCCAGCCGCTGCATGTGCCCAGCCTGCTGCTGCGGCTGCTTCAGGGGGTGCCCGGCTTGCAGGGAGTTCCTGGTTACGTGACCGCCTACGGCCTGCGCCCGGAACGGCTGCGGGCGCGGTGGCGGGCGACCCGGCTTTAG
- the yidD gene encoding membrane protein insertion efficiency factor YidD, translating into MPTPLDRLTLSGIRLYQQHLSPRKGFRCAHAALHGGESCSAAVARIVREDGLVRGRLRIAARFGACREAHNAIYNSSHGGSPLALGSSVETRGVCCIGPIPIPFRCG; encoded by the coding sequence ATGCCCACTCCCCTTGACCGCCTGACCCTTTCCGGCATCCGCCTCTACCAGCAGCATCTCTCGCCGCGCAAGGGCTTTCGCTGCGCCCACGCCGCGTTGCACGGCGGCGAGTCGTGCTCGGCGGCGGTGGCCCGCATCGTGCGGGAAGACGGGCTGGTGCGGGGGCGCCTCCGAATTGCCGCCCGGTTCGGGGCGTGCCGGGAGGCCCATAACGCCATCTATAACAGCTCGCACGGCGGCTCGCCGCTCGCGCTGGGGTCGAGTGTGGAGACGCGCGGCGTGTGCTGCATCGGGCCGATCCCGATTCCTTTCCGGTGCGGGTGA
- a CDS encoding putative glycolipid-binding domain-containing protein translates to MRQGTDEVKVVWRSLNPDRPSLEHLHLSPWAEATGTVIGISEGQPFTLFYWLDLGKDGHPMRLRCDVDDGRHLDLSRSGGGEWTTAEQEGLPLLRGCTDVDIRVTPFTNTLPLRRLSLRVGEGQEVWAVWVDVPSLDLRPTRQRYTRTGEDTYRYENLDSGYSNEITVDGARLVTLYPDAFKRLA, encoded by the coding sequence GTGAGGCAGGGAACGGACGAGGTCAAGGTCGTCTGGCGGAGCCTGAATCCTGACCGTCCCAGCCTAGAACACCTCCACTTGTCTCCCTGGGCAGAGGCGACAGGGACCGTCATCGGCATCAGCGAGGGGCAACCCTTCACTCTGTTTTACTGGCTTGATCTCGGAAAGGACGGTCATCCTATGCGCCTGCGCTGCGACGTGGATGATGGGCGGCATCTGGACCTCTCCCGGTCGGGCGGGGGCGAATGGACCACGGCGGAGCAAGAGGGTCTCCCACTGCTGCGAGGCTGTACCGACGTGGACATCCGCGTCACACCGTTCACCAACACTCTCCCCCTGCGCCGCTTGAGCCTGCGCGTGGGGGAGGGCCAGGAAGTGTGGGCCGTCTGGGTAGACGTGCCTTCGCTGGACCTACGGCCCACCCGCCAGCGCTACACGCGGACGGGAGAGGACACCTACCGCTACGAGAATCTGGACAGCGGGTACAGCAACGAGATCACCGTGGATGGGGCAAGGCTGGTGACGCTCTACCCGGACGCCTTTAAGCGGTTGGCTTAA
- a CDS encoding Gfo/Idh/MocA family protein — protein MPLKPDIEHPESGRRRAGYAIVGIGELSADELIPAARTSEHAYVAALVTSERDKGVAFARAYDLTEEDVYSYEDFERLSEREDVEAVYIVLPNALHREYVERAARMGKHVLCEKPLGVNAGDAQAMVDACRDAGVLLMTAYRCQYTPQHWAARDAVQGGKLGPVKLVDSIHGQVQDDPEAWRMKRDLAGGGPLVDVGIYCLNTIRFVLGQEPEWVFAAQHQPQDDERFREVEESVSFMLGFPGGVIANGLTSYGTQKTATLRVLGEKGTVLMDPAYTYQGLELTISDGEGDFQPKLPDEDQFGLEMDHFAQRVRDGKKPWTPGEEGVQDHRIMDAIYESARTRQVVRLERVEGRDAFRGTPPQVPGRE, from the coding sequence ATGCCCCTGAAACCGGACATCGAACACCCCGAATCTGGGCGTCGCCGCGCCGGGTACGCCATCGTCGGCATCGGGGAACTCAGCGCCGACGAGCTGATTCCCGCCGCCCGGACCAGCGAGCACGCCTACGTCGCAGCCCTCGTCACCAGCGAAAGGGACAAAGGCGTGGCCTTTGCGCGGGCCTACGACCTCACCGAGGAGGACGTGTACAGCTACGAGGACTTTGAGCGCTTGTCCGAGCGCGAGGATGTGGAGGCGGTCTATATCGTCCTCCCCAACGCCCTGCACCGCGAGTACGTGGAGCGGGCCGCGCGGATGGGCAAGCACGTCCTGTGCGAGAAGCCGCTGGGTGTGAACGCCGGGGACGCGCAGGCGATGGTGGACGCCTGCCGGGACGCCGGGGTGCTGCTGATGACCGCCTACCGCTGCCAGTACACGCCCCAGCACTGGGCCGCGCGGGACGCCGTGCAGGGGGGCAAACTTGGCCCGGTCAAGCTCGTGGACTCCATCCACGGTCAGGTCCAGGACGACCCCGAGGCATGGCGCATGAAGCGTGACCTCGCGGGCGGTGGTCCCCTGGTGGACGTGGGCATCTATTGCCTGAACACCATCCGCTTCGTGCTGGGTCAGGAACCCGAGTGGGTCTTCGCCGCGCAGCACCAGCCGCAGGATGACGAGCGCTTCCGCGAGGTCGAGGAGTCGGTCAGCTTCATGCTGGGCTTTCCCGGCGGCGTGATCGCCAACGGCCTGACGAGCTACGGCACCCAGAAGACCGCCACCCTGCGCGTGCTGGGCGAGAAAGGCACCGTCCTGATGGACCCCGCCTACACCTACCAGGGCCTGGAACTGACCATTTCCGACGGCGAGGGCGATTTCCAGCCCAAGCTCCCCGACGAGGACCAGTTCGGGCTGGAGATGGACCACTTCGCCCAGCGGGTCCGCGACGGCAAGAAGCCCTGGACCCCCGGCGAGGAGGGCGTGCAGGACCACCGCATCATGGACGCGATCTACGAGAGCGCGAGGACGAGGCAGGTCGTGCGGCTGGAGCGGGTGGAGGGCCGGGACGCCTTCCGGGGCACGCCGCCGCAGGTGCCGGGGCGGGAGTGA
- a CDS encoding GNAT family N-acetyltransferase: MPPLTLRERQPGDLPTLHRWLHAETDPEWKRWDAPYFHAARPASPLSLTEYTERAQAEPPSPHRQIIALEGTCIGMVTRWEEAPAGGGWWELGVLIYNPAHWGGGLGTRALGLWTDATFRETDAHVLTLTTWSGNGRMVRAAARVGYHECGRVPEARAWNGQRWDSVRLARLRRGWETGRHDPPHSPGPDL; the protein is encoded by the coding sequence ATGCCTCCCCTCACCCTGCGCGAGCGTCAGCCCGGCGACCTCCCCACCTTGCACCGCTGGCTGCACGCCGAGACAGACCCGGAATGGAAACGCTGGGACGCGCCGTACTTTCATGCCGCCCGCCCCGCCTCTCCCCTGTCGCTGACGGAGTACACCGAGCGGGCACAGGCCGAACCGCCCTCGCCCCACCGCCAGATCATCGCGTTGGAGGGCACCTGCATCGGCATGGTCACCCGCTGGGAGGAGGCCCCGGCGGGCGGCGGTTGGTGGGAACTCGGCGTGCTGATCTACAACCCGGCCCACTGGGGCGGCGGGCTGGGGACGCGGGCGCTGGGGCTGTGGACCGACGCGACCTTCCGCGAGACGGACGCGCATGTCCTCACCCTGACCACCTGGAGCGGCAACGGGCGGATGGTCCGGGCCGCCGCACGGGTGGGCTACCACGAATGCGGGCGGGTGCCGGAGGCGCGGGCGTGGAACGGGCAGCGCTGGGACAGTGTGCGGCTCGCCCGGCTGCGGCGCGGGTGGGAGACTGGGCGGCATGACCCCCCGCATTCGCCCGGCCCAGACCTTTGA
- a CDS encoding GNAT family N-acetyltransferase, with the protein MTPRIRPAQTFDAAFAAPLIQEAIGRVGQHLTGTTTDGDAAHVIAEFFVTRGNRLSFIHTLIAEGEEGRPVGLAVLYPGEFAQALDGPFREHRRSLGLDPAIPTEAEAGELYLDTLATVTAARGRGVGRALIEACAERARALVLPLTLLVEDGNPAARLYARSGFVAVGRQNLAGHTYTRLARRPDV; encoded by the coding sequence ATGACCCCCCGCATTCGCCCGGCCCAGACCTTTGACGCGGCCTTTGCCGCCCCGCTGATTCAGGAGGCCATCGGGCGGGTGGGCCAGCACCTGACGGGCACCACGACCGACGGGGACGCCGCGCACGTCATCGCTGAATTCTTCGTGACGCGGGGCAACCGCCTGAGCTTCATCCACACGCTGATCGCCGAGGGGGAGGAGGGCCGTCCGGTGGGCCTCGCCGTGCTGTATCCCGGCGAGTTCGCGCAGGCGCTGGACGGGCCTTTCCGCGAGCACCGCCGCTCGCTGGGGCTGGACCCGGCCATTCCCACCGAGGCGGAGGCGGGCGAGCTGTACCTCGACACTCTCGCTACGGTCACCGCCGCGCGGGGGCGGGGCGTGGGTCGGGCACTGATTGAGGCCTGTGCGGAACGGGCACGGGCACTCGTCCTCCCCCTGACCCTGCTGGTGGAGGACGGCAATCCGGCGGCGCGCCTGTACGCCCGCAGCGGCTTCGTGGCGGTGGGCCGTCAGAACCTCGCGGGACACACCTACACGCGCCTGGCCCGGCGGCCTGACGTCTGA
- a CDS encoding GNAT family N-acetyltransferase, protein MTPALPSLPVTLRDRRADDLPTLTRWLTDPGAEWRRWDAPYFPAAGTTRTMEAYAEYLAAHGPDADEQVIDVDGVVVGMVNRSEEEPEGGGWWDLGILIYDPAYWGGGVGTRALSLWVQDTLDWTDAHVLTVTTWSGNERMLRLGQRLGFRECARVRQARLWEGERYDSVQMDLLRGEWRGLPQP, encoded by the coding sequence GTGACCCCTGCCCTGCCTTCCCTCCCGGTCACGCTGCGCGACCGCCGAGCAGACGACCTCCCCACCCTGACCCGCTGGCTCACCGACCCGGGGGCCGAGTGGCGGCGCTGGGACGCGCCCTATTTCCCGGCGGCGGGCACCACCCGCACGATGGAGGCGTATGCCGAATACCTGGCAGCACACGGCCCCGACGCCGACGAGCAGGTCATCGACGTGGACGGCGTGGTGGTCGGGATGGTCAACCGCTCGGAGGAGGAGCCGGAGGGCGGCGGCTGGTGGGACCTCGGCATCCTGATCTACGACCCGGCGTACTGGGGAGGCGGCGTGGGCACGCGGGCGTTGAGCCTGTGGGTGCAGGACACGCTGGACTGGACCGACGCGCACGTCCTGACCGTGACCACTTGGAGCGGCAACGAGCGGATGCTGCGCCTCGGGCAGCGGCTCGGCTTCCGTGAGTGCGCCCGCGTGCGGCAGGCGCGGCTGTGGGAGGGCGAGCGCTACGACAGCGTGCAGATGGACCTGCTGCGCGGGGAGTGGCGCGGCCTGCCCCAGCCATGA
- a CDS encoding S41 family peptidase: protein MNRKRMMLVAGSLAATAAVGYAQLGGYTQADLTRSETGRAFLQVLGELQRSYLYPIDQEKVLRGAINGALGSLDDEFTYYSEPADTAIDTQNLQGEFGGIGVTLVAANPDGTGGKIDNVYKGGAAAEGGVQIGDVFVKIGDTDVMTSKLDEIVRLVRGPKGSTVNVTFARNGKPYTVKMERRQVTIVSVEQTVLPGDIGYIALNTFYNEKASEQFRAAVASMKQRGVQKLILDLRDNGGGLLNAGVDVADQFLGSGNIVSLKDRTGRAQVYGRAANRPTDYAGKLVVLVNKNSASASEVVAGALQDLKRATIIGEQTFGKGVAQIPVDTVDGGKVAIVNSAWLTPQGREIHKKGITPDVAVTDTRYTTPFNFSGSGLTPNAKVTLTVEGKPVTVTADKDGKFTYTAEVKRPVRSTTQGEATVDLAGDAILRRAVETLK, encoded by the coding sequence GTGAACCGGAAACGCATGATGCTGGTGGCGGGGTCCCTCGCCGCGACCGCCGCCGTCGGCTACGCGCAGCTCGGCGGCTACACCCAGGCCGACCTCACCCGCTCGGAGACGGGCCGGGCCTTCCTCCAGGTACTGGGCGAACTTCAGCGCTCGTACCTCTACCCCATTGACCAGGAAAAGGTGCTGCGCGGCGCGATCAACGGGGCGCTCGGCAGCCTCGACGACGAGTTCACCTACTACTCCGAACCCGCCGACACCGCCATCGACACCCAGAACCTTCAGGGCGAGTTCGGCGGCATCGGCGTGACGCTGGTGGCCGCCAACCCCGACGGCACGGGCGGCAAGATCGACAACGTGTACAAGGGCGGGGCCGCCGCTGAGGGCGGCGTGCAGATCGGGGACGTGTTCGTCAAGATCGGGGACACGGACGTGATGACCTCCAAGCTCGACGAGATCGTGCGCTTGGTGCGCGGTCCCAAGGGCAGCACGGTCAACGTGACCTTTGCCCGGAACGGCAAGCCCTACACCGTGAAGATGGAGCGCCGCCAGGTCACCATCGTGAGCGTCGAGCAGACGGTGCTGCCGGGCGATATCGGCTACATCGCGCTGAACACCTTCTACAACGAGAAGGCCAGCGAGCAGTTCCGCGCGGCGGTCGCCTCCATGAAGCAGAGGGGCGTGCAGAAGCTGATTCTGGACCTGCGCGACAACGGCGGCGGCCTGCTGAACGCGGGCGTGGACGTGGCCGACCAGTTCCTGGGGTCGGGCAACATCGTGAGCCTCAAGGACCGCACGGGCCGCGCTCAGGTGTATGGCCGCGCCGCCAACCGCCCCACCGACTATGCGGGCAAGCTCGTCGTGCTGGTCAACAAGAACAGCGCCAGCGCGAGCGAGGTCGTGGCGGGTGCCCTGCAGGACCTCAAGCGGGCGACCATCATCGGGGAGCAGACCTTCGGCAAGGGCGTGGCGCAGATTCCGGTGGACACGGTGGACGGCGGCAAGGTCGCCATCGTGAACAGCGCGTGGCTGACCCCCCAGGGCCGCGAGATCCACAAGAAGGGCATCACGCCCGACGTGGCCGTCACCGACACCCGCTACACCACCCCCTTCAACTTCAGCGGCAGCGGCCTGACGCCGAACGCCAAGGTCACCCTGACCGTAGAGGGCAAGCCCGTGACGGTCACCGCCGACAAGGACGGCAAGTTCACCTACACCGCCGAAGTCAAGCGTCCGGTGCGCTCGACCACCCAGGGCGAGGCGACGGTGGACCTCGCCGGGGACGCGATCCTGCGGCGGGCGGTGGAGACGCTGAAGTAA
- the ftsE gene encoding cell division ATP-binding protein FtsE — MIVFRNVSLAYPASGALALDDLNVRIHKGEFVYLVGHSGAGKSSFMNLVLKRALPSRGEVQVAGEPLSRYRGRRTALLRRRIGTVFQDNLLLEHLSAYDNVAFTLRVTGVPAREWPARVGTALRTVGLEARADARPVQLSQGEQQRVAIARAIVADPPLLLADEPTGNLDPDHAREVLRVLQHVNLRGTTVVLATHARDLVETFRHRTLTLRQGRLVRDDLAGGYAL; from the coding sequence GTGATCGTCTTTCGCAACGTGAGCCTCGCGTACCCGGCGAGCGGGGCGCTGGCCCTCGACGACCTGAATGTCCGGATTCACAAGGGCGAATTCGTGTACCTCGTGGGGCACTCCGGCGCGGGCAAGAGCAGCTTCATGAATCTGGTGCTCAAGCGGGCGCTGCCCAGCCGGGGCGAGGTGCAGGTCGCGGGCGAACCGCTCTCGCGCTACCGGGGCCGCCGCACCGCGCTGCTGCGCCGCCGCATCGGGACCGTCTTTCAGGACAACCTGCTGCTCGAGCACCTCAGCGCCTACGACAACGTGGCCTTTACCCTGCGCGTGACGGGGGTTCCGGCCCGCGAGTGGCCTGCCCGCGTGGGCACGGCGCTGCGGACGGTGGGGCTGGAGGCCCGGGCGGACGCCCGCCCAGTGCAGCTCTCGCAGGGCGAGCAGCAGCGGGTCGCCATCGCCCGCGCCATCGTGGCCGACCCGCCGCTGCTGCTGGCCGACGAGCCGACCGGGAACCTCGACCCCGACCACGCCCGCGAGGTGCTGCGGGTGCTGCAACACGTCAACCTGCGCGGCACCACGGTGGTCCTCGCCACCCACGCCCGCGACCTCGTGGAGACCTTCCGCCACCGCACCCTGACGCTGCGTCAGGGGCGACTGGTGCGTGACGATCTGGCGGGGGGATACGCGCTGTGA
- a CDS encoding ABC transporter permease, whose product MTYHFRQALLAMRGNLTATLGTLTTMTLTLLMLGGVLLLTLNVNRTLEGLESQVEVAAFLEGGADGAALLGQIQTLPGVREARLVSSEEVLAEMTRDYPSTAEATGLVGNPFPDTLRVRVGRVEDSRPVAEAVSKLPGVEDVEYGAGYVDQAVRTLTTVRAAGYGLVALLFAGTLLSILNAVRVAMYARRKEISVMRLLGATRGFIRTPHVIEGVLLGTLSSALALAVLAPGYLALAERVATFAPVFPVVRDLDTLLPLLGAVAMLGILTGLAGSLFATRRYLRELE is encoded by the coding sequence ATGACCTACCACTTCCGTCAGGCCCTCCTCGCCATGCGCGGCAACCTCACCGCCACGCTGGGCACGCTGACCACCATGACCCTGACCCTGCTGATGCTGGGCGGGGTGCTGCTGCTCACGCTGAACGTGAACCGCACCCTGGAGGGGCTGGAATCGCAGGTGGAGGTCGCGGCCTTTCTGGAGGGCGGTGCGGATGGGGCGGCGCTGCTGGGGCAGATTCAGACTCTCCCCGGCGTGCGCGAGGCCCGGCTGGTGTCCAGCGAGGAGGTCCTCGCGGAGATGACCCGCGACTACCCCTCCACCGCCGAGGCGACGGGTCTGGTCGGCAACCCCTTCCCCGACACACTGCGGGTGCGGGTGGGCCGGGTCGAGGACTCGCGCCCGGTGGCCGAGGCAGTCTCGAAGCTCCCCGGCGTGGAGGACGTGGAATACGGGGCCGGGTACGTGGACCAGGCGGTGCGGACGCTGACCACCGTGCGGGCGGCGGGGTACGGCCTGGTCGCGCTGCTGTTCGCGGGCACGCTGCTGAGCATCCTCAACGCCGTGCGGGTCGCCATGTACGCCCGCCGCAAGGAAATCAGCGTGATGCGGCTGCTGGGGGCCACACGCGGCTTTATCCGCACCCCGCACGTGATTGAAGGCGTGCTGCTGGGCACCCTGTCCTCGGCGCTCGCGCTGGCGGTGCTCGCACCCGGCTACCTCGCCCTGGCCGAGCGGGTGGCGACCTTCGCGCCCGTCTTTCCGGTCGTGCGCGACCTCGACACGCTGCTGCCTCTGCTGGGCGCGGTGGCGATGCTGGGCATCCTGACCGGGCTGGCCGGGAGCCTGTTTGCCACCCGGCGCTACCTGCGGGAGCTGGAGTGA
- a CDS encoding peptidoglycan DD-metalloendopeptidase family protein has protein sequence MKRNPGWPVLVLLSAALLAGAQETSERLQQLQRELSQQRRLGAQQGRELADLRRNIARLSAQGRETLERLETLSGRVAELENETADLARQVQGAERALAETTAAGAVTQARVTRLQADLRELLQALYRERSGQYLRLLSQSGSLSDLLIRLRYANLSGEQHVAVLEDLRGEVRTLETQRERQAAQKATLEGLQARQLARLEELRESRAETGRLLAELRRDEQGQRTLAARTRAEQAETARTIDELVGAVVKEKARLEAERLRRLEEERRRREAELRRIREERERARREAERLARIRAEQERQARIARERAEAEAKARAEAEARAKARAEARARAEAKARAEAAARAKAEAEARARAEAAARARARAEAKARAEAQAKAAAEARARAEAEARTRARAEAEAKARAEAQARAAAEARTRAEAAARARQQADAIARSQAEARAREAEQNAREQAEREAALAAQREREQRVAQEQAALRERQGQTQQAVAATTQALAPLPASPGPLGFPLPGGRVSQPYGSNGAQWSVLEAAEGTQAVASLPGNVIATTYYASLGWVVLLDHGAKVTAYFGLQDAAVEVGARVGAGTALGTVGGSPIFGPGRMAFQLNEVSGASRRPVPPPF, from the coding sequence GTGAAGAGAAACCCGGGCTGGCCCGTCCTCGTCCTGCTGTCGGCGGCGCTGCTGGCCGGGGCGCAGGAGACCAGCGAGCGGCTCCAGCAGCTTCAGCGCGAACTCTCGCAGCAGCGGCGGCTGGGCGCCCAGCAGGGCCGCGAACTGGCAGACCTGCGCCGCAACATCGCCCGCCTCTCCGCGCAGGGCCGTGAGACGCTGGAGCGGCTGGAGACCCTGTCCGGGCGGGTGGCCGAGCTGGAAAACGAGACGGCCGACCTCGCCCGGCAGGTGCAGGGGGCCGAGCGGGCGCTGGCCGAGACGACGGCAGCGGGGGCAGTCACCCAGGCCCGCGTGACCCGTCTCCAGGCCGACTTGCGCGAGTTGCTTCAGGCCCTCTACCGCGAGCGCAGCGGGCAGTACCTGCGGCTGCTGTCGCAATCGGGCAGTCTGTCGGACCTGCTGATTCGGCTGCGCTACGCGAACCTCTCGGGCGAGCAGCATGTCGCGGTGCTCGAAGACCTGCGCGGCGAGGTCCGCACGCTGGAGACGCAGCGCGAGCGGCAGGCCGCGCAAAAGGCCACCCTGGAGGGCCTGCAAGCCCGCCAGCTCGCCCGGCTGGAGGAGCTGCGGGAGAGCCGCGCCGAGACGGGGCGCCTGCTGGCCGAGCTGCGCCGCGACGAGCAGGGCCAGCGCACCCTGGCCGCCCGCACCCGCGCGGAACAGGCCGAAACCGCCCGCACGATTGACGAACTCGTGGGCGCGGTCGTGAAGGAAAAGGCCCGGCTGGAGGCCGAACGCCTGCGGAGGTTGGAGGAGGAACGCCGCCGCCGCGAGGCTGAGCTGCGCCGCATCCGCGAGGAACGGGAACGCGCCCGGCGGGAGGCCGAGCGCCTCGCCCGCATCCGCGCCGAGCAGGAGCGGCAGGCCCGGATTGCCCGCGAACGCGCCGAGGCGGAGGCGAAAGCCCGAGCGGAGGCCGAGGCGAGGGCCAAAGCCAGAGCCGAAGCCCGCGCCCGTGCGGAGGCCAAGGCCCGTGCCGAAGCCGCCGCCCGTGCCAAAGCCGAGGCCGAAGCCAGAGCACGTGCGGAGGCCGCCGCCCGCGCCCGTGCCAGGGCCGAGGCGAAAGCCAGGGCCGAAGCTCAGGCGAAGGCTGCTGCGGAGGCCCGTGCCAGAGCGGAAGCGGAAGCCCGCACCAGAGCCAGAGCCGAAGCGGAAGCCAAGGCCCGCGCCGAGGCCCAGGCCAGGGCTGCCGCCGAAGCCCGCACGCGGGCCGAAGCCGCCGCCCGCGCCCGCCAGCAGGCCGACGCCATCGCCCGCTCTCAGGCCGAGGCCCGCGCCCGCGAGGCCGAGCAGAACGCCCGCGAGCAGGCCGAGCGCGAGGCAGCCCTGGCCGCTCAGCGCGAACGCGAACAGCGGGTTGCCCAGGAACAGGCCGCCCTGCGCGAGCGTCAGGGGCAGACCCAGCAGGCGGTGGCGGCCACCACCCAGGCGCTCGCGCCGCTGCCCGCCTCGCCCGGCCCGCTGGGCTTCCCGCTGCCGGGAGGCCGGGTCAGCCAGCCCTACGGGTCGAACGGGGCGCAGTGGAGCGTGCTGGAAGCCGCCGAGGGCACCCAGGCCGTCGCCTCGCTGCCGGGCAACGTGATCGCCACGACCTACTACGCCAGCCTGGGCTGGGTGGTCCTGCTCGACCACGGGGCGAAGGTCACCGCGTATTTTGGCCTTCAGGACGCTGCCGTCGAGGTCGGGGCGCGGGTGGGCGCGGGCACGGCCCTGGGCACGGTGGGCGGCAGCCCCATCTTCGGCCCCGGCCGAATGGCCTTCCAGCTCAACGAGGTGTCGGGGGCGTCGCGTCGGCCTGTACCGCCACCCTTCTGA
- the rpsP gene encoding 30S ribosomal protein S16 codes for MVKIRLSRFGSAHNPHYRIVVTDSRRPRDGGYIENLGHYDPRKTSETYLKVNAERAAYWISVGAQPTQTARRLLKSQGVKVA; via the coding sequence ATGGTCAAGATTCGCCTGTCCCGTTTCGGCTCTGCCCACAACCCCCACTACCGCATCGTGGTGACCGACTCCCGCCGCCCCCGTGACGGCGGCTACATCGAGAACCTGGGCCACTACGACCCCCGCAAGACCAGCGAGACCTACCTCAAGGTCAACGCGGAGCGGGCCGCCTACTGGATCTCGGTCGGCGCCCAGCCCACCCAGACCGCCCGCCGCCTGCTGAAGAGCCAGGGCGTCAAGGTCGCCTGA